In the genome of Candidatus Deferrimicrobiaceae bacterium, the window CCTTGGCGGAAAATCTGAAAGACCGGTTCGACGTCCACCTCGTCGAGGGGGACCCGGGGAACGATCCCGGGTGGTGGAAGCGGAAGGCGCGCGCCCTCGGCGCCACGTATGTCCTGACGGGAACCGTATCCCGGATCGGCCGAACGGCCACGCTCGACCTGACCCTGGCTCCGACGGAGGACCCGGGAAAGGGGAGGACGGTATTTATCACGGCCGGGGAAGGAAGATTCCCTGCGGAAAGCACCGGTGCCGGGAGGCCGGGCGAACTGCCTCCCGCGTATCGGCAGATGGCCGCCGAGGCGTCCGCGAAGCTCAAACTCCTTTTTTTCGGTGGCGGGCAGATCGGCGAGGGAGGCACAGGGAGAAAGATCCCGTCCCTCAACGGGAAGGTCAGTCGAAGCAAGAATATTCCCGGGGAGGTCATCTCGCTCGCGGCGGGGGACACGGACCGGAACGGGAAACCCGAGGTCGTCGCAGCGCTTCCCGATTCCCTGGTGATCTACCAGGTGACGGGGGAAGACCTGGTCGAAAAATCCCGGATCCCGGCGCCGGAAGGGGGGCTTTTCCACGTCGATGTCGCCGACCTGAACCGGAACGGGATCGCCGATATCGTCGTCGTGCGCTACCTCTCCGGCAGGGCGGTCTCCGACGTGTGGGAATTCGACGGGAAGCAGTACCGGCGGATCGCGGGCGACATCCCCTACTTCCTTCGCACGGCGGACATGGGACCCGACGGGATGGTCCTCCTCGGCCAGGAATCCGATCCCGTGACGATTTTCAAGGGGCCCGTATTCCGGATCCCCCCGGGCCGGTTCGGGGCGGGGGAGTTCTCCGGTCGGAACGCTCCTCTTCCCTTGCCCGCGGGCACGTGGATCTATTCCTTCGTTCCCGTCCGGTATCAGGGAGGCCTTCGGTTCGTGGCCCTGGAGGAGGGGGGCAGGCTCCGGTTGATCGACGGGAAAGGGGAAAAGCTGTGGGAGAGCATCGACGCGGTCTCCGGTACCGGGCTGTCCCTCGATGCCGCGGTCACGGAGCTTCCCGGTCCACCCGGGGAACGGGTCGCCCGGCGACTCTTCCTGCCCGAAAGACTCTTCGCCGCGGACCTCGACGGGGACAGGAACGACGAGATCGTCGTCGTGAACAACATCGT includes:
- a CDS encoding VCBS repeat-containing protein; its protein translation is MRARPLLIAAIAAFSCGMILAQVQAGRQSVALVPPQPVGMEEGQGISALLAQSLAENLKDRFDVHLVEGDPGNDPGWWKRKARALGATYVLTGTVSRIGRTATLDLTLAPTEDPGKGRTVFITAGEGRFPAESTGAGRPGELPPAYRQMAAEASAKLKLLFFGGGQIGEGGTGRKIPSLNGKVSRSKNIPGEVISLAAGDTDRNGKPEVVAALPDSLVIYQVTGEDLVEKSRIPAPEGGLFHVDVADLNRNGIADIVVVRYLSGRAVSDVWEFDGKQYRRIAGDIPYFLRTADMGPDGMVLLGQESDPVTIFKGPVFRIPPGRFGAGEFSGRNAPLPLPAGTWIYSFVPVRYQGGLRFVALEEGGRLRLIDGKGEKLWESIDAVSGTGLSLDAAVTELPGPPGERVARRLFLPERLFAADLDGDRNDEIVVVNNIVSAGGFFENLRIYTNAEVLCFGQNSDSLELVWRTPQIESPAMDAFLDIRPGGKSPRIAVASRDRAKILGKFGEWRLYWVK